Proteins from a single region of Pseudomonas sp. BSw22131:
- the gltX gene encoding glutamate--tRNA ligase: protein MTTVRTRIAPSPTGDPHVGTAYIALFNYCFAKQHGGEFILRIEDTDQLRSTRESEQQIFDALRWLGIEWSEGPDVGGPHGPYRQSERGDIYKQYTQQLVDAGHAFACFCTSEELDQMRAEQTARGETPRYDGRALLLSKEEVAQRLAAGEPHVIRMKVPSEGVCVVPDMLRGEVEIPWDRMDMQVLMKTDGLPTYFLANVVDDHLMGITHVLRGEEWLPSAPKLILLYEYFGWEKPTLCYMPLLRNPDKSKLSKRKNPTSVTFYERMGFMPEAMLNYLGRMGWSMPDEREKFSLDEMVEHFDLSRVSLGGPIFDIEKLSWLNGQWLRELPVEEFASRLQKWAFNSDYMMKIAPHVQGRVETFSQVVPLGGFFFAGGVTPDIKLFEHKKLSSDQVRQVMQLILWKLESLRQWEKDRITGCIQAVVEHLELKLRDAMPLMFAAITGQANSVSVTDAMEILGPDLTRFRLRQALDLLGGVSKKENKEWEKLLGAIA, encoded by the coding sequence ATGACCACCGTTCGCACCCGCATCGCGCCATCGCCCACCGGCGACCCTCACGTTGGCACGGCTTACATAGCACTCTTCAACTATTGCTTTGCCAAGCAACACGGCGGTGAGTTCATCCTGCGCATTGAAGACACCGATCAACTGCGTTCTACCCGCGAATCCGAACAGCAGATCTTCGACGCGCTGCGCTGGTTGGGGATCGAATGGAGCGAAGGCCCGGATGTCGGAGGCCCGCATGGTCCGTATCGCCAGAGCGAGCGGGGCGATATCTACAAACAGTACACCCAGCAGCTGGTAGACGCGGGGCATGCGTTTGCGTGCTTCTGCACCAGCGAAGAGCTTGACCAGATGCGCGCCGAGCAGACAGCTCGCGGTGAAACGCCGCGTTACGATGGTCGTGCGTTGCTGCTTTCCAAAGAAGAAGTGGCCCAGCGTCTGGCTGCTGGCGAACCTCATGTGATCCGCATGAAGGTGCCAAGCGAAGGTGTTTGCGTAGTGCCGGACATGCTGCGCGGCGAAGTCGAAATCCCGTGGGACCGCATGGACATGCAGGTCTTGATGAAGACCGACGGCTTGCCGACATACTTTTTGGCCAACGTCGTCGACGATCACCTGATGGGCATCACCCACGTGCTGCGCGGTGAAGAATGGCTGCCGTCGGCGCCTAAGCTGATCCTGCTTTATGAGTACTTCGGCTGGGAAAAACCAACCCTGTGCTACATGCCGCTGCTGCGTAATCCGGACAAGAGCAAGCTCTCCAAACGCAAGAATCCGACCTCGGTGACCTTCTACGAGCGCATGGGGTTCATGCCGGAAGCCATGCTCAACTACCTGGGTCGCATGGGCTGGTCGATGCCTGACGAGCGCGAGAAGTTTTCCCTGGATGAGATGGTCGAGCATTTCGACCTGAGCCGTGTGTCCCTGGGCGGACCGATCTTCGACATCGAGAAGTTGTCATGGCTGAACGGCCAGTGGCTGCGTGAGCTGCCGGTGGAAGAGTTTGCAAGCCGCCTGCAGAAGTGGGCCTTCAACAGCGACTACATGATGAAGATTGCCCCGCATGTGCAGGGCCGGGTCGAGACCTTCAGCCAGGTCGTGCCGCTGGGCGGCTTCTTCTTCGCAGGCGGCGTGACGCCGGACATCAAGCTGTTCGAACACAAGAAGCTGTCTTCGGACCAGGTGCGTCAGGTAATGCAACTGATCCTGTGGAAACTCGAATCCTTGCGTCAGTGGGAAAAGGACAGAATTACCGGTTGTATCCAGGCCGTGGTCGAGCATCTGGAGCTCAAACTGCGGGACGCGATGCCGTTGATGTTCGCGGCGATCACAGGGCAGGCCAATTCGGTCTCCGTGACCGACGCAATGGAAATCCTCGGTCCGGACCTGACCCGCTTCCGTCTGCGCCAGGCACTTGATTTGCTGGGTGGCGTGTCGAAGAAAGAAAACAAAGAATGGGAAAAGCTGCTGGGCGCCATTGCCTGA
- a CDS encoding acyl-CoA thioesterase: protein MVWDLATPFVIDLSVTEDDIDGLGHANNAVYVTWLERCAWRHSQQLGLDLTEYRRLDRAMAVLRHEIDYLASAYQDDELQMATWIVDWDQRLKMTRRFQLKRPRDSLTLLRASTTFVCIELSSGKPKRMPTEFIEGYAPALQMSKS, encoded by the coding sequence ATGGTCTGGGATCTGGCAACGCCATTCGTCATTGATTTGAGCGTGACCGAAGACGATATCGATGGGTTGGGCCACGCCAACAACGCGGTGTACGTCACATGGCTGGAACGCTGTGCGTGGCGCCACTCACAGCAGTTGGGGCTGGACCTCACCGAGTATCGTAGGCTTGACAGGGCCATGGCCGTCCTCAGGCACGAGATTGATTACCTTGCCAGCGCCTATCAGGATGACGAGCTGCAGATGGCGACGTGGATTGTCGACTGGGATCAGCGGTTGAAAATGACGCGTCGGTTTCAACTCAAGCGTCCGCGAGACAGCCTAACCCTGTTGAGAGCGTCCACCACGTTCGTTTGCATCGAGTTGTCGAGCGGCAAGCCAAAGCGTATGCCGACCGAGTTCATCGAGGGCTACGCACCCGCGCTGCAGATGAGCAAATCCTGA
- a CDS encoding tRNA dihydrouridine synthase, producing the protein MQIALAPMEGLVDDILRDVLTQVGGIDWCVTEFIRVTERLLPAHYFHKFASELLTDAKTRAGVPLRVQLLGSDPGCLAENAAFAAELGAPVIDLNFGCPAKTVNRSRGGAVLLKEPDLLHDIISQVRRAVPAHIPVTAKMRLGFENTDPALDCARALEAGGAEHIVVHARTKVDGYKPPAHWEWIGKIQDVVKIPIIANGEIWTVDDWRRCREICGARDIMIGRGLVARPDLARQIAAAEAGRDVVEMTWAELQPLVREFWLQALDKMTRVQAPGRLKQWVVLLTKSYPEAVVLFDALRRENDCERISQMLGAERRAVA; encoded by the coding sequence ATGCAAATTGCCCTGGCGCCCATGGAAGGCTTGGTCGACGATATCCTGCGTGATGTGCTGACCCAGGTTGGCGGCATCGACTGGTGCGTGACCGAATTCATCCGGGTGACCGAGCGCTTGCTGCCGGCTCACTATTTCCACAAGTTTGCCTCCGAATTGCTGACTGACGCGAAAACCCGCGCCGGTGTGCCGTTGCGTGTGCAACTGCTGGGGTCCGATCCGGGGTGTCTGGCAGAAAACGCAGCGTTCGCAGCGGAGTTGGGTGCGCCGGTGATCGACCTTAACTTCGGCTGCCCTGCCAAAACCGTCAACCGCTCGCGGGGCGGTGCCGTGCTTCTCAAGGAGCCTGACCTGCTGCATGACATCATCAGTCAGGTGCGCCGTGCCGTGCCTGCGCACATTCCGGTTACCGCCAAGATGCGTCTGGGTTTCGAAAACACCGATCCCGCTCTCGACTGCGCTCGTGCGCTGGAGGCGGGCGGCGCTGAGCATATTGTGGTGCATGCCCGGACCAAGGTCGACGGCTACAAGCCACCGGCGCACTGGGAATGGATCGGCAAGATTCAGGACGTGGTGAAGATTCCGATCATCGCCAATGGCGAGATCTGGACCGTCGACGACTGGCGCCGATGCCGTGAGATCTGCGGCGCACGCGACATCATGATCGGGCGCGGACTGGTCGCGCGCCCGGATCTGGCGCGACAGATCGCAGCCGCCGAGGCCGGCAGAGACGTGGTCGAAATGACCTGGGCCGAGCTGCAACCGCTGGTGCGCGAATTCTGGCTGCAAGCGCTGGACAAAATGACCCGCGTGCAGGCGCCCGGGCGTCTCAAACAGTGGGTGGTGCTGTTGACCAAGAGCTACCCGGAGGCGGTCGTGCTGTTCGATGCACTGCGCCGCGAAAACGATTGCGAACGCATCAGTCAGATGCTGGGTGCAGAGCGGCGAGCAGTCGCTTGA